A genomic region of Erythrobacter sp. SCSIO 43205 contains the following coding sequences:
- a CDS encoding Crp/Fnr family transcriptional regulator, whose product MNQTCATCPVKDSAACAVLTEDERDALAAAGNTRTLKRGEMLFAAGDEDASCATLVSGALKVTAFDADGNEQILSLIHPAGFIGELFSPFAHHDVVALTESRLCTFARKDIERAVDSYPALARALLRRSQEDLLATRSLLELTAHASAETRIAALLHDFAGAASHTSCHIAESFELPLTRGEMANMLGLTIETVSRKMGELESMGAITRNGKRGIDIADPALLRDISGR is encoded by the coding sequence ATGAACCAGACGTGCGCCACCTGCCCGGTCAAAGACAGCGCGGCCTGCGCGGTGCTGACCGAAGACGAACGCGATGCTCTTGCAGCAGCCGGCAACACCCGCACGTTAAAGCGCGGCGAGATGCTTTTCGCAGCAGGCGATGAGGATGCGTCCTGTGCGACCCTCGTCAGCGGCGCTCTAAAAGTCACCGCCTTTGACGCAGACGGTAATGAGCAAATCCTTAGCCTTATTCACCCGGCGGGCTTTATCGGTGAGCTTTTCAGCCCCTTTGCCCACCATGATGTGGTGGCCCTCACTGAAAGCCGTCTGTGCACTTTCGCGCGCAAGGATATTGAGCGTGCCGTTGATAGCTACCCTGCTTTGGCGCGGGCGCTCCTGCGGCGTTCTCAGGAAGATCTGCTCGCCACGCGCAGCCTTTTGGAACTCACCGCCCACGCCAGCGCGGAGACGCGGATTGCCGCGCTGCTTCACGATTTTGCCGGGGCAGCAAGCCACACATCGTGCCACATCGCTGAAAGTTTCGAGCTTCCTCTCACCCGCGGCGAAATGGCTAATATGCTGGGCCTGACGATTGAGACGGTGAGCCGCAAGATGGGCGAACTTGAATCCATGGGCGCTATCACCCGCAACGGAAAACGCGGGATCGACATCGCCGACCCCGCGCTTTTGAGGGATATTTCGGGGCGCTAG
- the rplU gene encoding 50S ribosomal protein L21, with product MFAIVRTGGKQYRVAAGDKIAVEKLAGEAGDTITLGDVLLAGEGDSIADASKVTVSAEIIAQAKSEKVVVFKKRRRHNYRRKAGHRQQMTLLRITDVGAGAKKAPAKKAAAKTENEEKAAPAKKAPAKKAAPKAAAEKKPAAKKAPAKKAPAKKAEPKAEDK from the coding sequence ATGTTCGCTATCGTGCGCACTGGCGGCAAGCAGTACCGGGTTGCCGCTGGAGATAAGATTGCCGTTGAAAAGCTCGCCGGAGAAGCCGGCGACACGATCACTTTGGGCGACGTTCTGCTCGCTGGCGAAGGCGACTCTATCGCTGACGCATCGAAAGTGACCGTCTCGGCTGAGATCATCGCTCAAGCCAAGAGCGAAAAAGTCGTCGTTTTCAAAAAGCGTCGTCGTCACAACTACCGTCGTAAAGCTGGCCACCGTCAGCAAATGACGCTGCTTCGCATCACCGATGTTGGTGCCGGTGCCAAGAAGGCCCCTGCCAAGAAAGCAGCCGCAAAGACGGAAAACGAAGAGAAAGCAGCGCCAGCCAAGAAGGCTCCGGCAAAGAAAGCAGCTCCAAAGGCTGCCGCTGAGAAAAAGCCTGCTGCGAAAAAAGCTCCCGCCAAAAAGGCTCCGGCGAAAAAAGCCGAGCCTAAGGCCGAAGACAAGTAA
- the rpmA gene encoding 50S ribosomal protein L27, translated as MAHKKAGGSSRNGRDSVGRRLGVKKFGSEAVVAGNILVRQRGTKFYPGTNVGMGKDHTLFALEDGVVRFHTGKQARKYVSVDAIAEAAE; from the coding sequence ATGGCACATAAAAAAGCAGGCGGTTCATCACGCAACGGTCGCGACTCCGTCGGTCGCCGCCTTGGTGTAAAGAAATTCGGTAGCGAAGCTGTCGTTGCCGGCAATATCCTCGTGCGTCAGCGCGGCACCAAGTTCTATCCCGGCACCAATGTCGGCATGGGCAAAGACCACACCCTATTTGCGCTCGAAGACGGCGTGGTGCGATTCCACACCGGCAAACAGGCGCGCAAATATGTGTCGGTCGACGCGATTGCGGAAGCAGCCGAGTAA
- a CDS encoding GNAT family N-acetyltransferase, translating to MFHRSARLLLRPVWPEDWQAVYGGIADEGVVRNLARAPWPYSKQDARDFASRPAAPHEPRFLITTANNGQVVGCIGLDAQPCDYPGAVEIGYWIAREHWGKGYATEAGCAVLKIAQLLGYPRVYGSHFLDNPASGAVLEKLGFEPTGRVIERHSCGRGEVAMTAEYMKSLADAVMPERRAGQSQLSAA from the coding sequence GTGTTCCATCGCAGTGCAAGATTATTGCTAAGACCCGTCTGGCCAGAGGATTGGCAAGCCGTTTATGGCGGCATTGCGGATGAAGGTGTTGTGCGCAATCTGGCACGCGCGCCCTGGCCTTATTCAAAGCAGGATGCGCGCGATTTCGCATCACGCCCGGCAGCACCTCATGAGCCACGCTTCCTCATCACCACCGCTAACAATGGGCAGGTTGTCGGCTGCATTGGTCTTGATGCTCAACCTTGCGACTATCCCGGTGCGGTGGAAATCGGATATTGGATCGCGCGCGAACATTGGGGCAAGGGCTACGCTACTGAGGCTGGCTGCGCGGTGCTCAAAATCGCTCAGCTATTGGGCTATCCTCGCGTCTATGGATCGCATTTCCTCGATAACCCTGCCTCTGGCGCGGTACTCGAAAAGCTTGGGTTTGAGCCGACGGGCCGTGTGATCGAGCGACATTCTTGCGGACGCGGCGAAGTTGCGATGACAGCGGAATATATGAAGTCGCTTGCCGATGCTGTCATGCCGGAACGCCGGGCTGGGCAATCACAGCTCAGTGCGGCTTGA
- a CDS encoding TetR/AcrR family transcriptional regulator, producing MTVRKRLSPQESRKTALEAARSLLIEAGPQAVTLKAVAARIGRTHANLLHHFGSASGLQKALAEHLAKTVCETIIEAVRASRAGLGTANEVVDLAFDAFDREGAGALTSWMLLTGNEDALNPIIETIHALVDEIAPQEAEHHDDPMHVHKDTLSLVLLALGDALMGAALAKSLGLPRDSARKRAVANLEASMAEHYGELAKR from the coding sequence ATGACTGTACGAAAACGCCTAAGCCCCCAAGAGTCGCGCAAGACCGCGCTTGAAGCTGCCCGGTCGCTTCTGATTGAGGCAGGCCCTCAGGCGGTGACGCTTAAGGCCGTTGCTGCGCGCATTGGGCGCACCCATGCCAATTTGCTGCACCATTTCGGATCGGCTTCTGGCTTGCAAAAGGCTTTGGCAGAGCACCTTGCCAAGACCGTTTGTGAAACGATCATCGAAGCTGTGCGCGCAAGCCGCGCTGGACTTGGGACAGCGAATGAGGTGGTGGACCTGGCTTTCGATGCGTTTGATCGCGAAGGGGCAGGGGCGCTGACCTCGTGGATGTTGCTTACCGGGAATGAGGATGCTCTCAATCCGATTATTGAGACAATTCACGCGCTCGTCGATGAAATCGCTCCGCAAGAGGCCGAGCATCACGATGACCCGATGCACGTCCATAAGGACACTTTAAGTCTCGTTCTGCTCGCTTTAGGTGACGCTCTGATGGGAGCGGCTCTGGCCAAATCTCTGGGCCTGCCGCGCGATTCGGCTCGCAAACGGGCAGTCGCCAATCTCGAAGCTTCAATGGCCGAGCATTATGGCGAGCTTGCTAAGCGGTAA
- a CDS encoding folate-binding protein YgfZ, whose protein sequence is MNATQLKSRSIIRLRAEESSEDVRGFLQRLVTNDVSGELPVYAALLSAQGKAMFDFFVWAEGEDILIDCEATVADDLLKRLSLYRLRRKIAIERDENRFVHWSPGAIDGATPDPRLAELGYRWIDDAPGEPADDAYLAHRLSLGVPEGQSELGDILWLETNAVELSGVSFEKGCYIGQENTARMNWRQKVNRRLVVVPLDQSQEKRCKADYPELGYAVDHLRVADLDPATLPDWQAAGITA, encoded by the coding sequence ATGAACGCTACACAGCTGAAATCCCGCAGCATTATCCGACTGCGCGCTGAGGAATCGAGCGAAGACGTGCGCGGATTTCTGCAAAGGCTCGTCACCAATGATGTGAGCGGTGAGCTTCCCGTCTATGCAGCGCTCTTGTCAGCGCAAGGCAAGGCGATGTTCGACTTCTTCGTCTGGGCCGAGGGCGAAGACATTCTGATCGATTGCGAGGCGACGGTGGCCGATGATCTGCTCAAGCGCCTGTCACTCTATCGCTTGCGCCGCAAAATCGCGATTGAGCGGGATGAAAATCGCTTTGTTCACTGGTCGCCCGGCGCAATCGACGGTGCTACTCCCGACCCACGCTTGGCTGAACTGGGATACCGCTGGATCGACGATGCCCCCGGTGAACCGGCCGACGATGCCTACCTTGCCCACCGTCTTTCCCTTGGAGTGCCGGAGGGGCAGAGCGAGCTTGGCGATATTCTCTGGCTTGAAACCAATGCAGTCGAACTATCGGGCGTAAGCTTCGAGAAAGGCTGCTATATTGGTCAGGAAAACACTGCTCGCATGAACTGGCGGCAGAAGGTCAATCGCCGCCTTGTGGTAGTGCCGCTCGATCAATCACAGGAAAAACGATGCAAGGCTGACTATCCTGAGCTCGGTTATGCGGTCGATCACTTGCGCGTCGCCGATCTTGACCCTGCCACCCTGCCCGATTGGCAAGCAGCGGGCATTACCGCTTAG
- a CDS encoding RimK family alpha-L-glutamate ligase, with product MTTIAFLACDTTLPGSSTRREDAFEHDLMVAAIKPTFMARGWALRVIDWEAPMSHFDGVDLVMVGSSWNYWDKAEAFLSKLEALGEAGITICNSSEVVRWNIRKTYLKQLEERGARTIPTLWLDHMDARDAEAAMDTFACDKLVVKRQIGAGAEGQEMLERGQVATDWRFDHPAMVQPFLPAIAETGELSFLFFGGTFSHCVQKLPKAGDYRIQSLYGGTEITHHPSVDEIAQASAIIEALPFDAPLYARIDMLEGENSNLLLMEAELIEPYLYPEQGPNMGQTLAEAIARELEE from the coding sequence ATGACCACAATCGCTTTTCTCGCCTGCGACACCACTCTGCCAGGATCAAGCACGCGCCGCGAAGATGCATTCGAGCATGACCTTATGGTTGCCGCCATCAAACCCACATTTATGGCGCGTGGATGGGCCCTGCGCGTGATTGATTGGGAAGCGCCGATGAGCCATTTCGACGGGGTCGATCTCGTAATGGTCGGCTCATCCTGGAATTATTGGGACAAGGCTGAAGCGTTTCTGAGCAAGCTTGAAGCACTTGGGGAAGCAGGGATAACCATCTGTAATTCATCAGAGGTCGTCCGGTGGAACATCCGCAAGACCTATCTCAAGCAGCTGGAGGAGCGCGGCGCTCGCACGATCCCGACGCTTTGGCTCGACCATATGGACGCGCGCGATGCCGAGGCTGCGATGGACACATTTGCCTGCGACAAGCTGGTGGTCAAACGCCAGATTGGTGCAGGGGCGGAAGGGCAAGAGATGCTTGAGCGCGGGCAGGTCGCCACCGACTGGCGCTTCGATCACCCCGCCATGGTCCAGCCGTTCCTCCCCGCCATTGCCGAGACGGGGGAGCTCAGCTTCCTGTTCTTCGGCGGCACCTTCAGCCACTGCGTCCAAAAGCTGCCCAAAGCGGGCGATTATCGCATTCAGTCGCTTTATGGCGGGACCGAAATCACGCATCATCCAAGCGTGGATGAGATCGCACAGGCCAGCGCAATAATCGAAGCGCTCCCCTTCGATGCCCCGCTTTATGCGCGCATTGATATGCTGGAAGGTGAGAACAGCAATCTCTTGCTTATGGAAGCTGAGCTGATCGAACCCTATCTCTACCCCGAGCAGGGGCCAAATATGGGCCAGACCCTGGCTGAGGCAATTGCACGAGAGTTGGAAGAATGA
- the rarD gene encoding EamA family transporter RarD yields the protein MTQAPSPTPQPSGLPHALGAYLIWGFLPLYIMLVSSVPSFEFVGWRIIWTLPLCLLIVAVRRQFGEVKRALTSPRTMLALLASAALIAANWFIYIWAIMQNQVYAASLGYYLNPLLNILLGTLFLKERLSRLQWLAVAIAAGAVAMLSAGALTTLWISLSLAFSFGLYGIVRKQVNVGALPGLTIETFILIPAAAMIVLWYAASPDGSTFGKTTELSLLMVFSGVVTAVPLLLFAIAARRMAYSTLGFIQYLAPTIVFLLGLFVFGQQLRTVQLASFLLIWTAIAIFVADLWWRGRKVRPIRA from the coding sequence ATGACACAAGCACCCTCGCCCACACCCCAGCCATCCGGCTTGCCCCATGCTCTTGGCGCCTATCTCATCTGGGGATTTTTGCCGCTCTATATCATGCTGGTATCAAGCGTACCGTCGTTTGAGTTCGTCGGCTGGCGGATCATCTGGACGCTGCCTTTGTGCCTTCTGATCGTCGCGGTCCGCCGTCAGTTTGGAGAGGTCAAACGCGCGCTCACATCGCCGCGCACCATGCTCGCCCTTCTGGCGAGCGCGGCTCTGATCGCAGCGAACTGGTTCATCTACATTTGGGCAATCATGCAAAATCAGGTCTATGCCGCCAGTCTTGGCTACTACCTGAATCCGCTTTTGAATATCCTTCTGGGCACGCTTTTCTTGAAAGAGCGGCTAAGTCGCCTGCAATGGCTTGCGGTGGCGATTGCAGCGGGGGCTGTTGCGATGCTCTCCGCTGGCGCTCTCACAACACTGTGGATCAGCCTCAGCCTCGCGTTCAGCTTTGGCCTTTACGGGATCGTTCGAAAGCAGGTGAATGTCGGAGCGCTTCCGGGCCTCACGATTGAAACCTTCATCCTCATCCCAGCCGCGGCGATGATCGTCTTGTGGTATGCAGCAAGCCCGGATGGCTCGACCTTTGGCAAGACGACCGAACTCAGCCTGCTCATGGTCTTTTCAGGCGTGGTGACAGCTGTGCCGCTTTTGCTGTTCGCAATCGCCGCCCGGCGGATGGCCTATTCGACGCTCGGCTTTATCCAATATCTTGCGCCGACAATCGTGTTTCTGCTCGGCCTGTTCGTTTTTGGTCAGCAGCTTCGCACGGTCCAACTCGCCAGCTTCCTGCTGATATGGACCGCGATTGCAATCTTCGTTGCCGACCTTTGGTGGCGAGGTCGCAAAGTGCGCCCGATCCGGGCCTAG
- the astD gene encoding succinylglutamate-semialdehyde dehydrogenase codes for MSETELVSYSPATGEEVWRGPHDDVEQAVSRSRRAWPQWAATSQGQRIELARRFANEVRTDAEDIAVQIAKETGKPLWEARTEVDAVIGKIEISIQAYAERTGRKKRDGALQGVTAVRHKPHGVMVVLGPYNFPAHLPNGHMVPALIAGNTVILKPSEKAPGVAMALLECWKRCGIPENVVQVVIGGPEEGSALVAHAGIDGVLFTGSAQTGIAINRKLASNPGKIVALEMGGNNPIVVTDTPLVTDACALIIQSAFTSAGQRCTAARRLIVVDNMYEPLMEQLIPLARKIQVDEPFADPQPFMGPVIDNEAAEGITESFVALMTAGGKPLLPMRRLRPQEPFVTPGIIDTTDIPDRPDIELFGPLLQVIRVPDLDAGIAEANNTRFGLSASLIGGSPDDYSRFWANTRAGLINWNRPTNGASSSSPFGGIGLSGNHRPAAYYAADYCAYPVSSNEMDQPRANIAIGLKDEG; via the coding sequence GTGAGCGAGACTGAGCTGGTTTCATATTCCCCGGCAACGGGAGAGGAAGTGTGGCGCGGCCCCCATGATGATGTGGAGCAGGCAGTCAGCCGCTCTCGCCGTGCGTGGCCGCAATGGGCGGCAACATCGCAAGGCCAGCGTATTGAACTGGCCCGCCGCTTTGCCAATGAAGTACGCACCGATGCTGAAGACATTGCAGTGCAGATCGCCAAGGAAACCGGCAAACCCTTGTGGGAAGCGCGCACCGAAGTCGATGCAGTGATCGGCAAGATCGAAATCTCGATCCAGGCCTATGCCGAGCGCACAGGCCGCAAGAAACGCGATGGCGCGCTTCAGGGGGTCACCGCAGTTCGCCACAAGCCGCACGGCGTGATGGTGGTTCTTGGCCCCTACAATTTCCCCGCCCACCTGCCCAATGGGCACATGGTCCCTGCCCTAATCGCGGGCAATACGGTGATCCTTAAACCTTCGGAAAAAGCGCCAGGCGTTGCCATGGCCCTGCTTGAATGCTGGAAGCGGTGCGGGATACCCGAAAACGTTGTGCAAGTGGTCATTGGCGGACCTGAGGAAGGTTCAGCCCTTGTTGCTCACGCTGGCATTGACGGGGTTTTGTTCACCGGCTCTGCGCAAACGGGCATAGCCATCAACCGCAAACTTGCAAGCAATCCCGGCAAAATCGTCGCGCTGGAAATGGGCGGCAACAACCCGATCGTTGTGACTGACACCCCGCTTGTCACGGATGCGTGCGCTCTTATTATTCAAAGCGCTTTTACCAGCGCTGGCCAACGTTGCACTGCTGCTCGTCGTCTGATCGTGGTGGACAATATGTACGAGCCGCTGATGGAGCAGCTCATCCCGCTTGCACGCAAAATTCAGGTCGATGAACCTTTCGCCGATCCGCAGCCGTTTATGGGACCAGTGATCGATAATGAAGCCGCTGAAGGCATCACCGAAAGCTTCGTTGCATTGATGACGGCAGGAGGAAAACCGCTTTTGCCGATGCGCCGCTTGAGGCCGCAGGAACCCTTTGTAACCCCTGGAATTATCGACACGACCGATATTCCCGACCGCCCCGACATCGAGCTTTTCGGCCCCCTGCTTCAGGTGATCCGCGTGCCCGATCTTGATGCAGGGATTGCAGAGGCCAACAACACCCGCTTTGGTCTTTCAGCCTCGCTGATTGGCGGTTCGCCTGACGATTACAGCCGCTTTTGGGCGAACACGCGCGCAGGGCTCATCAATTGGAACCGGCCAACCAATGGTGCCTCTTCCTCCTCCCCCTTTGGCGGGATTGGACTTTCGGGCAACCACCGCCCCGCTGCCTATTACGCCGCTGATTATTGCGCCTACCCAGTCTCCAGCAATGAGATGGATCAGCCGCGCGCCAATATCGCTATTGGCCTCAAAGACGAGGGCTGA
- a CDS encoding protein adenylyltransferase SelO: protein MSDEPQAAKYASEYRPDPAITAISDWLGSPVEAADFPETRVRFRNDRAAQSVDLHTLSDDEWARHFGRFEPLQGNLPRPLALKYHGHQFRVYNPEIGDGRGFLFAQMRDRDGRLMDLGTKGSGTTPYSRAGDGRLTLKGGVREILATEMLEALGVNTSRTFSIIETGEALERGDEPSPTRSAVMVRLSHSHIRIGSFQRLYALEETQHSEALVDYCLKHFPGSPPPKDAPDRDNPAVILLHNVVERLADLAASYMVAGFVHGVLNTDNMNITGESFDYGPWRWLPQWEPGFTAAYFDHSGLYAFGRQPEALHWNCGQLAVALRGLAESEPLVAAMERYGPLYMEAVARRWCWRLGVEQRGGEEDGRLVALCEAAMRENKAQPDAFFFGLRRALNGFGEEPACSGELQEALSRYTLTDSSHDYWQGDAQQSMVIDEVEAIWSAIDERDDWEPLERKIDALRRMGEAHGPAPQPQGHA from the coding sequence ATGAGTGACGAACCGCAAGCTGCCAAATACGCTTCTGAATACAGGCCCGACCCTGCCATCACCGCCATTTCCGATTGGCTGGGCTCTCCGGTGGAGGCGGCAGACTTTCCCGAAACACGGGTGCGGTTCCGCAACGACAGGGCGGCGCAGAGCGTCGATTTGCACACGCTGAGTGATGATGAATGGGCCAGACACTTTGGCAGGTTCGAGCCATTGCAAGGCAATCTGCCTCGCCCCCTCGCGCTGAAATATCACGGCCATCAATTTCGCGTGTACAATCCCGAAATTGGCGATGGACGCGGTTTTCTGTTCGCTCAGATGCGCGATCGCGACGGGCGACTTATGGACCTTGGCACAAAGGGTTCAGGGACAACGCCCTATTCACGGGCTGGCGATGGGCGGCTGACGCTAAAAGGCGGCGTGCGCGAAATTCTTGCGACCGAAATGCTCGAAGCCTTAGGCGTGAACACTTCGCGCACCTTCTCAATCATCGAAACCGGAGAGGCGCTGGAGCGAGGCGATGAACCCTCGCCTACGCGCTCAGCGGTCATGGTGCGCCTGTCGCACTCCCACATCCGCATCGGCTCGTTTCAGCGGCTCTATGCGCTGGAGGAAACGCAGCATTCTGAAGCGCTTGTCGATTATTGCCTAAAGCATTTTCCCGGCTCGCCTCCACCGAAGGACGCTCCCGACCGCGACAATCCAGCGGTGATCCTCTTGCACAATGTGGTGGAACGCCTCGCCGATCTTGCTGCAAGTTATATGGTCGCAGGCTTCGTCCATGGCGTGCTCAACACAGATAATATGAATATAACCGGTGAAAGCTTCGACTACGGCCCGTGGCGCTGGCTGCCGCAGTGGGAACCGGGCTTCACCGCAGCCTATTTCGATCACTCTGGCCTCTATGCTTTTGGCCGCCAACCCGAAGCGCTCCATTGGAATTGCGGGCAACTCGCAGTGGCCTTGCGCGGACTGGCTGAAAGCGAGCCGTTAGTGGCGGCAATGGAACGCTATGGTCCGCTTTATATGGAGGCGGTCGCGCGGCGTTGGTGCTGGCGGCTTGGGGTGGAACAGCGCGGGGGCGAGGAGGACGGCAGGCTGGTGGCACTGTGCGAGGCTGCCATGCGCGAGAACAAAGCCCAGCCAGACGCCTTTTTCTTCGGCCTGCGCCGCGCGCTCAATGGATTTGGCGAAGAGCCCGCTTGTTCCGGAGAATTGCAAGAGGCGCTTTCCCGATACACCCTCACCGACAGCTCACACGACTATTGGCAGGGCGACGCGCAGCAAAGCATGGTGATCGATGAGGTCGAAGCGATCTGGTCAGCGATTGATGAGCGCGATGATTGGGAGCCGCTGGAGCGAAAAATCGACGCCCTTCGCCGTATGGGAGAGGCCCACGGGCCCGCGCCGCAGCCGCAAGGCCATGCCTGA
- a CDS encoding alpha/beta fold hydrolase, producing the protein MGNSNSQAYQDKSWTSADGLSLYYREYAGPDGYEGPPVICMHGLTRNSRDFADLAEHIAQTRRVLVLEMRGRGMSDYAPDASSYNPVQYVADVEVLLAERAIDRFISIGTSMGGLMTMMLAANKQGRLVAVVMNDIGPQIEADGIERITGYVGQGRSYPTWMHAARSICNVHAEAFPDYGLDQWLEMAKRTMVVSQNGRISYDYDMAIAEPFKEPEGAAPADLWPAFDALSGVPMVLVRGELSDLLSPETVSEMGKRNPAMTTVTVPRVGHAPTLDEPEAREAIDALLAKV; encoded by the coding sequence ATGGGTAATTCAAACAGTCAGGCCTATCAGGACAAAAGCTGGACAAGCGCCGACGGCCTTTCCCTTTATTACCGCGAGTATGCCGGGCCTGATGGCTATGAGGGTCCGCCGGTTATTTGTATGCACGGCCTCACCCGCAACTCACGCGATTTTGCCGATCTTGCAGAACATATTGCGCAAACGCGCCGCGTTTTGGTGCTGGAAATGCGTGGGCGCGGGATGAGCGATTATGCGCCTGACGCATCGAGCTATAACCCGGTTCAATATGTCGCAGACGTCGAAGTGCTTTTGGCAGAGCGGGCCATTGACCGCTTTATTTCGATCGGCACCTCAATGGGCGGGCTGATGACGATGATGCTTGCGGCGAACAAACAGGGCAGGCTGGTCGCGGTGGTAATGAACGATATTGGTCCGCAAATCGAAGCGGACGGTATTGAGCGGATTACTGGTTATGTCGGTCAAGGGCGCAGCTATCCCACATGGATGCACGCGGCTCGCTCGATCTGTAACGTGCACGCAGAGGCTTTTCCCGATTACGGACTCGATCAATGGCTTGAGATGGCCAAACGCACCATGGTGGTGAGCCAGAATGGCCGGATCAGCTATGACTACGACATGGCGATTGCTGAACCATTCAAGGAACCCGAAGGTGCAGCTCCTGCGGATTTGTGGCCTGCTTTTGACGCTTTATCGGGCGTTCCCATGGTGCTCGTGCGCGGTGAATTGTCCGATCTTCTGTCGCCTGAAACGGTCAGTGAAATGGGCAAGCGCAACCCGGCAATGACGACTGTTACCGTGCCGCGTGTTGGCCATGCGCCAACGCTTGATGAACCCGAAGCGCGCGAGGCTATTGACGCGCTGCTGGCAAAAGTGTGA
- a CDS encoding glycosyltransferase family 4 protein, translated as MSKSKPAPKVLHLHSTFAAGGKELRAVHLMNAFGKELEHTIVSGQPEHMEAMEHIAPRVPVRIAQDFPSLTGWPTPGRLLKIAQGMQGYDLVLTYNWGAMDAVLAHTIFAKLLGLPPLIHHEDGFNEDEADGLKKSRNWMRQFALTGAHALVVPSQVLEKIALEAWAQPRSLIRRIPNGIDTKAFGKAPKPGSLRVIKRDGERWIGTLAGLRAVKQLPVLVEAFASLDDNWHLVILGEGPERDAIEAKAAELEVNHRVHLPGAVKEPANIIGLFDIFALSSKSEQFPLSVVEAMAAGLPVATPEVGDVRAILAEENHAFIAVPGDTQALSQVIADLASNDVLRAQVGKANREKARAHFDQSAMIEAYRTLYWGALERS; from the coding sequence ATGAGCAAGTCTAAGCCCGCACCCAAAGTGCTGCACCTGCATTCCACCTTTGCCGCCGGAGGCAAGGAACTGCGCGCGGTGCATTTGATGAACGCTTTTGGCAAAGAGCTTGAGCATACGATTGTCTCGGGCCAGCCAGAGCATATGGAAGCGATGGAGCACATCGCCCCGCGCGTGCCCGTGCGTATCGCTCAGGACTTCCCCTCGCTCACCGGATGGCCAACGCCCGGTCGCCTTCTGAAAATAGCACAAGGAATGCAGGGTTATGACCTTGTCCTCACCTATAACTGGGGCGCGATGGATGCGGTGTTGGCGCACACGATCTTCGCCAAACTCTTAGGGCTGCCGCCGCTGATCCACCACGAGGATGGCTTTAACGAGGACGAAGCTGACGGTCTTAAGAAAAGCCGCAATTGGATGCGCCAGTTTGCTTTGACAGGCGCGCACGCATTGGTTGTCCCCAGCCAGGTGCTTGAGAAAATTGCGCTTGAAGCATGGGCTCAGCCGCGATCGCTCATCCGGCGCATTCCCAATGGGATTGACACCAAAGCCTTTGGAAAAGCGCCAAAACCCGGCTCGCTTCGCGTAATCAAACGCGATGGCGAGCGCTGGATTGGCACATTGGCGGGACTTCGCGCGGTAAAACAATTGCCCGTATTGGTCGAAGCGTTCGCATCGCTTGATGACAACTGGCATCTCGTCATTCTTGGCGAAGGGCCAGAACGTGACGCGATTGAAGCGAAAGCCGCTGAATTAGAAGTCAATCACCGCGTCCATTTGCCCGGTGCTGTCAAAGAGCCGGCTAACATTATCGGCCTGTTTGATATTTTTGCGCTCTCATCCAAAAGCGAACAATTCCCTTTAAGCGTCGTCGAGGCAATGGCAGCTGGCCTTCCCGTGGCCACCCCCGAAGTGGGCGACGTTCGCGCAATTCTGGCTGAAGAAAACCACGCCTTTATCGCTGTTCCCGGTGACACGCAGGCGCTTTCCCAAGTGATCGCAGACCTCGCTTCGAATGATGTTCTGCGGGCGCAAGTGGGCAAGGCCAATCGCGAAAAAGCACGCGCTCACTTCGATCAGAGCGCAATGATCGAGGCATACCGCACGCTTTATTGGGGGGCTTTGGAGCGCAGTTAA